CAAATGGGTTCGTCGGACTACTGGCGCCTGCGCATCGGCATTGGCCACCCCGGCAGCAAGGACGAAGTTGTGGGCTGGGTGCTGCGTCGCCCGCCGCAGGACGAGCTGATCGGCATCGAGCAGGCCATTGACCGATCCATCAAAGCGGCTTCAGCGCTGGCGGCGGGCGACATGACCAAGGCCACCCAGCTCATTCACACCAGCAAGCCGCCACGGCCCAAGCCCCCGCGCAAGGCGCCGCCATCAAACGAGCCGGACAGCACGACGCCCGGCTCGGCAGATGCGTCCTAAGCAGCGCTGCACGCCAGCCAGCCGCACGCCTCGGCGCTTAGGGCGCGCCGCCTGTCACTCCTTGACCAGCATCAGGCGCCGGTACTTGGTCCACAGCGCGTCCTGGCTTTCCGTGTGCGACGGATCGACGGGAATGCATTCCACCGGGCACACCTGCACGCACTGCGGCTCGTCAAAGTGGCCCACGCATTCGGTGCATTTGGCCGGATCGATGACGTAGATCTCTTCGCCCATCGAAATCGCTTCGTTGGGGCATTCGGGTTCGCAGACGTCGCAGTTGATGCACTCGCTGGTGATCATCAGCGCCATGGTGGCAGCACTCCTGGGGGCAAGGCCTTGATTATCGACGCCCGCGGGCCGCGGCGCGCACCGCCTGGCCGATGCCGCTACCGATTGTGCTGATAATGCCGCCACGGTCGCCCGCCCTCCCGCATGAACTACTTCTTATTCAAACGTGCCCTCACGCTGATCGCCACCTTGCTGGCCACCAGCGTGATCGTGTTTGCCGTGCTGGAAGTGCTGCCCGGCAACGCGGCGCAGGTGCTGATGGGCCCCGACGCCGACCCGGCCGCCGTGGCCGCCAAGGCGCAAGAGCTTGGCCTGGACCGCCCTGCCCTCGCCCGCTACGCCGATTGGATGCGCGGCCTGCTGCACGGCGACATGGGCTTGTCCTATGCCTACGGCACGCCGGTGACCGAGCTGATTGCCGAAC
This genomic interval from Ottowia oryzae contains the following:
- a CDS encoding YfhL family 4Fe-4S dicluster ferredoxin, which gives rise to MALMITSECINCDVCEPECPNEAISMGEEIYVIDPAKCTECVGHFDEPQCVQVCPVECIPVDPSHTESQDALWTKYRRLMLVKE